The Channa argus isolate prfri chromosome 22, Channa argus male v1.0, whole genome shotgun sequence genome has a window encoding:
- the LOC137108004 gene encoding rap1 GTPase-activating protein 2-like isoform X2 — protein MLRRKRSVSFGGFGWVDKSTVSALRARKQELLTSSNVAVADCPPSPPRTAPPTMKSAHFFDMMEKMEQVPEAAEMKTVPQRQKDDYIPYPRIEEVLERGAPYPQVILPEFGGYWIEDTEAPPPSSLESKGEEKDEGAGCVENTPPVDYGYQVEEIVAARAYRKHFLGREHLNFSCSASSLGNLLLSVRHEQEKEQEFLHIIIRSRVKSLYHRLSLSELPDIPSVPELAKLLCDEAAGLRFSPVVYPKASQLIVNYDEHEVNNTFKFGVIYQRFGQVSEEELFRNNEETPAFTEFLQLLGDTVDLQDFKGFRGGLDVSHGQTGSQSVYTLHRQREIMFHVSTKLPFTEGDTQQLQRKRHIGNDIVAVVFQEEATPFVPDMIASNFLHAFILVQVEEPCSDNTTYKVSVTAREDVPQFGPPLPNPSVFKKGPEFREFLLTKLVNSELACYKSERFARLEERTRAALLDSLHDELQRLSQSMLGLTVGLEEEGRSENGHAHGGLLDSIKRAMRGRSVSMETMSRGGVGLPTSLSGGGLAHISVECNVKSPVKRRSGIFPRLLSVDSQTEKHNHRSLLSEQRSFDSCQPMLELPSNPSSPEAGRDRMHVKRESSKISRSTSSTCTFTVPADDTHLAAAAEGQSSTPLIVCRSPTEMRNKGSPRSNLKFRFDKLSHSAAGH, from the exons AtgctgaggaggaagaggagcgtGTCGTTTGGAGGCTTCGgatg GGTTGATAAGTCCACAGTCAGCGCTCTGAGAGCTCG CAAACAGGAGCTCCTCACCAGCTCCAATGTTGCTGTGGCAGACTgccccccctctccccctcGCACCGCCCCCCCCACCATGAAG tCGGCTCATTTCTTCGACATGATGGAGAAAATGGAG CAGGTGCCAGAAGCTGCAGAGATGAAGACAGTTCCTCAGAGACAGAAG gACGACTACATTCCTTACCCCAGGATCGAAGAG GTGCTGGAGCGGGGGGCTCCGTACCCTCAGGTCATCCTGCCAGAATTCGGAGGTTACTGGATCGAGGACACCGAGgctcctcctccctcttccttGGAGAGCAAAGGGGAAGAGAAGGACGAGGGGGCAGGATGTGTGGAGAACACACCTCCAGTGGATTATGGCTACCAAGTGGAGGAGATCGTGGCTGCACGAGCATACAGGAAACACTTCTTAGGCAGG gaacatttaaatttttcatgCTCAGCCAGCAGCCTGGGAAacctgctgctgtctgtgagACACGAACAGGAGAAGGAGCAGGAGTTCCTCCACATAATCAtcag GTCTCGGGTGAAAAGCCTCTACCACAGACTGTCGCTGTCAGAGCTGCCGGACATCCCCAGTGTACCAGAGTTAGCCAAG CTGCTGTGTGATGAAGCAGCCGGCCTGCGGTTCAGTCCCGTCGTCTACCCAAAG GCGTCTCAGCTGATTGTAAACTACGACGAGCACGAGGTGAACAACACCTTCAAGTTTGGAGTCATTTACCAGAGATTTGGACAG GTGTCTGAGGAGGAGCTGTTCAGGAACAACGAGGAGACGCCGGCCTTCACAGAgttcctgcagctgctggggGACACAGTGGATCTGCAGGACTTCAAAGG GTTTCGAGGGGGGCTGGATGTGTCCCACGGTCAGACAGGTTCTCAGTCTGTCTACACTCtccacagacagagggagatcaTGTTCCACGTCTCCACCAAGCTGCCTTTCACTGAAGGAGACACACAGCAG cttcAGCGGAAACGTCACATAGGAAATGACATTGTAGCGGTGGTGTTTCAAGAAGAAGCCACACCTTTTGTCCCAGACATGATCGCCTCCAACTTCCTCCACGCGTTCATCCTGGTGCAGGTGGAGGAGCCGTGCTCTGACAACACCACCTATAAG GTGTCCGTTACAGCACGAGAAGATGTACCACAGTTTGGCCCACCCCTCCCAAATCCATCCGTCTTTAAGAAG gGTCCAGAGTTCAGGGAGTTTCTTCTCACTAAACTTGTCAACTCAGAGCTGGCTTGTTACAAGAGCGAACGCTTTGCCCGACTGGAG GAGCGGACTCGGGCGGCTTTACTTGACAGCCTCCACGATGAGCTGCAGAGACTCTCTCAGAGCATGCTGGGACTGACAGTGGGTCTGGAGGAGGAGGGTCGATCAGAGAATGGACACGCCCATGGAGGCTTATTGGATTCCATCAAG AGAGCAATGCGAGGGCGGAGTGTTTCCATGGAGACCATGTCACGGGGTGGAGTGGGACTACCTACCAGTCTGAGTGGGGGGGGCCTGGCACACATTAGTGTGGAG tgtaaCGTAAAGTCTCCTGTGAAGAGACGTTCAGGAATTTTCCCTCGTCTGCTGAGTGTCGACAGCCAAACGGAGAAACACAACCACAGGAG TCTTCTCAGTGAGCAGAGGAGCTTTGACAGCTGTCAGCCAATGTTGGAGCTGCCGTCCAATCCCAGCTCTCCGGAGGCGGGACGAGACAG GATGCACGTGAAGAGGGAGAGCAGTAAGATTTCCAGATCCACATCTAGCACCTGCACCTTCACCGTCcctgctgatgacacacaccTG GCTGCAGCGGCGGAGGGTCAAAGTTCAACTCCGCTCATTGTCTGTCGCAGCCCCACAG AGATGAGAAATAAAGGTTCTCCCAGATCCAACCTCAAGTTTCGTTTCGACAAGCTGAGCCATTCTGCTGCA GGACACTAG
- the LOC137108004 gene encoding rap1 GTPase-activating protein 2-like isoform X7 gives MLRRKRSVSFGGFGWVDKSTVSALRARKQELLTSSNVAVADCPPSPPRTAPPTMKSAHFFDMMEKMEQVPEAAEMKTVPQRQKDDYIPYPRIEEVLERGAPYPQVILPEFGGYWIEDTEAPPPSSLESKGEEKDEGAGCVENTPPVDYGYQVEEIVAARAYRKHFLGREHLNFSCSASSLGNLLLSVRHEQEKEQEFLHIIIRSRVKSLYHRLSLSELPDIPSVPELAKLLCDEAAGLRFSPVVYPKASQLIVNYDEHEVNNTFKFGVIYQRFGQVSEEELFRNNEETPAFTEFLQLLGDTVDLQDFKGFRGGLDVSHGQTGSQSVYTLHRQREIMFHVSTKLPFTEGDTQQLQRKRHIGNDIVAVVFQEEATPFVPDMIASNFLHAFILVQVEEPCSDNTTYKVSVTAREDVPQFGPPLPNPSVFKKGPEFREFLLTKLVNSELACYKSERFARLEERTRAALLDSLHDELQRLSQSMLGLTVGLEEEGRSENGHAHGGLLDSIKRAMRGRSVSMETMSRGGVGLPTSLSGGGLAHISVECNVKSPVKRRSGIFPRLLSVDSQTEKHNHRSLLSEQRSFDSCQPMLELPSNPSSPEAGRDRWFRVLPTV, from the exons AtgctgaggaggaagaggagcgtGTCGTTTGGAGGCTTCGgatg GGTTGATAAGTCCACAGTCAGCGCTCTGAGAGCTCG CAAACAGGAGCTCCTCACCAGCTCCAATGTTGCTGTGGCAGACTgccccccctctccccctcGCACCGCCCCCCCCACCATGAAG tCGGCTCATTTCTTCGACATGATGGAGAAAATGGAG CAGGTGCCAGAAGCTGCAGAGATGAAGACAGTTCCTCAGAGACAGAAG gACGACTACATTCCTTACCCCAGGATCGAAGAG GTGCTGGAGCGGGGGGCTCCGTACCCTCAGGTCATCCTGCCAGAATTCGGAGGTTACTGGATCGAGGACACCGAGgctcctcctccctcttccttGGAGAGCAAAGGGGAAGAGAAGGACGAGGGGGCAGGATGTGTGGAGAACACACCTCCAGTGGATTATGGCTACCAAGTGGAGGAGATCGTGGCTGCACGAGCATACAGGAAACACTTCTTAGGCAGG gaacatttaaatttttcatgCTCAGCCAGCAGCCTGGGAAacctgctgctgtctgtgagACACGAACAGGAGAAGGAGCAGGAGTTCCTCCACATAATCAtcag GTCTCGGGTGAAAAGCCTCTACCACAGACTGTCGCTGTCAGAGCTGCCGGACATCCCCAGTGTACCAGAGTTAGCCAAG CTGCTGTGTGATGAAGCAGCCGGCCTGCGGTTCAGTCCCGTCGTCTACCCAAAG GCGTCTCAGCTGATTGTAAACTACGACGAGCACGAGGTGAACAACACCTTCAAGTTTGGAGTCATTTACCAGAGATTTGGACAG GTGTCTGAGGAGGAGCTGTTCAGGAACAACGAGGAGACGCCGGCCTTCACAGAgttcctgcagctgctggggGACACAGTGGATCTGCAGGACTTCAAAGG GTTTCGAGGGGGGCTGGATGTGTCCCACGGTCAGACAGGTTCTCAGTCTGTCTACACTCtccacagacagagggagatcaTGTTCCACGTCTCCACCAAGCTGCCTTTCACTGAAGGAGACACACAGCAG cttcAGCGGAAACGTCACATAGGAAATGACATTGTAGCGGTGGTGTTTCAAGAAGAAGCCACACCTTTTGTCCCAGACATGATCGCCTCCAACTTCCTCCACGCGTTCATCCTGGTGCAGGTGGAGGAGCCGTGCTCTGACAACACCACCTATAAG GTGTCCGTTACAGCACGAGAAGATGTACCACAGTTTGGCCCACCCCTCCCAAATCCATCCGTCTTTAAGAAG gGTCCAGAGTTCAGGGAGTTTCTTCTCACTAAACTTGTCAACTCAGAGCTGGCTTGTTACAAGAGCGAACGCTTTGCCCGACTGGAG GAGCGGACTCGGGCGGCTTTACTTGACAGCCTCCACGATGAGCTGCAGAGACTCTCTCAGAGCATGCTGGGACTGACAGTGGGTCTGGAGGAGGAGGGTCGATCAGAGAATGGACACGCCCATGGAGGCTTATTGGATTCCATCAAG AGAGCAATGCGAGGGCGGAGTGTTTCCATGGAGACCATGTCACGGGGTGGAGTGGGACTACCTACCAGTCTGAGTGGGGGGGGCCTGGCACACATTAGTGTGGAG tgtaaCGTAAAGTCTCCTGTGAAGAGACGTTCAGGAATTTTCCCTCGTCTGCTGAGTGTCGACAGCCAAACGGAGAAACACAACCACAGGAG TCTTCTCAGTGAGCAGAGGAGCTTTGACAGCTGTCAGCCAATGTTGGAGCTGCCGTCCAATCCCAGCTCTCCGGAGGCGGGACGAGACAG GTGGTTTAGAGTCCTGCCAACAGTTTGA
- the LOC137108004 gene encoding rap1 GTPase-activating protein 2-like isoform X4: protein MLRRKRSVSFGGFGWVDKSTVSALRARKQELLTSSNVAVADCPPSPPRTAPPTMKSAHFFDMMEKMEQVPEAAEMKTVPQRQKDDYIPYPRIEEVLERGAPYPQVILPEFGGYWIEDTEAPPPSSLESKGEEKDEGAGCVENTPPVDYGYQVEEIVAARAYRKHFLGREHLNFSCSASSLGNLLLSVRHEQEKEQEFLHIIIRSRVKSLYHRLSLSELPDIPSVPELAKLLCDEAAGLRFSPVVYPKASQLIVNYDEHEVSEEELFRNNEETPAFTEFLQLLGDTVDLQDFKGFRGGLDVSHGQTGSQSVYTLHRQREIMFHVSTKLPFTEGDTQQLQRKRHIGNDIVAVVFQEEATPFVPDMIASNFLHAFILVQVEEPCSDNTTYKVSVTAREDVPQFGPPLPNPSVFKKGPEFREFLLTKLVNSELACYKSERFARLEERTRAALLDSLHDELQRLSQSMLGLTVGLEEEGRSENGHAHGGLLDSIKRAMRGRSVSMETMSRGGVGLPTSLSGGGLAHISVECNVKSPVKRRSGIFPRLLSVDSQTEKHNHRSLLSEQRSFDSCQPMLELPSNPSSPEAGRDRMHVKRESSKISRSTSSTCTFTVPADDTHLAAAAEGQSSTPLIVCRSPTEMRNKGSPRSNLKFRFDKLSHSAAQGH, encoded by the exons AtgctgaggaggaagaggagcgtGTCGTTTGGAGGCTTCGgatg GGTTGATAAGTCCACAGTCAGCGCTCTGAGAGCTCG CAAACAGGAGCTCCTCACCAGCTCCAATGTTGCTGTGGCAGACTgccccccctctccccctcGCACCGCCCCCCCCACCATGAAG tCGGCTCATTTCTTCGACATGATGGAGAAAATGGAG CAGGTGCCAGAAGCTGCAGAGATGAAGACAGTTCCTCAGAGACAGAAG gACGACTACATTCCTTACCCCAGGATCGAAGAG GTGCTGGAGCGGGGGGCTCCGTACCCTCAGGTCATCCTGCCAGAATTCGGAGGTTACTGGATCGAGGACACCGAGgctcctcctccctcttccttGGAGAGCAAAGGGGAAGAGAAGGACGAGGGGGCAGGATGTGTGGAGAACACACCTCCAGTGGATTATGGCTACCAAGTGGAGGAGATCGTGGCTGCACGAGCATACAGGAAACACTTCTTAGGCAGG gaacatttaaatttttcatgCTCAGCCAGCAGCCTGGGAAacctgctgctgtctgtgagACACGAACAGGAGAAGGAGCAGGAGTTCCTCCACATAATCAtcag GTCTCGGGTGAAAAGCCTCTACCACAGACTGTCGCTGTCAGAGCTGCCGGACATCCCCAGTGTACCAGAGTTAGCCAAG CTGCTGTGTGATGAAGCAGCCGGCCTGCGGTTCAGTCCCGTCGTCTACCCAAAG GCGTCTCAGCTGATTGTAAACTACGACGAGCACGAG GTGTCTGAGGAGGAGCTGTTCAGGAACAACGAGGAGACGCCGGCCTTCACAGAgttcctgcagctgctggggGACACAGTGGATCTGCAGGACTTCAAAGG GTTTCGAGGGGGGCTGGATGTGTCCCACGGTCAGACAGGTTCTCAGTCTGTCTACACTCtccacagacagagggagatcaTGTTCCACGTCTCCACCAAGCTGCCTTTCACTGAAGGAGACACACAGCAG cttcAGCGGAAACGTCACATAGGAAATGACATTGTAGCGGTGGTGTTTCAAGAAGAAGCCACACCTTTTGTCCCAGACATGATCGCCTCCAACTTCCTCCACGCGTTCATCCTGGTGCAGGTGGAGGAGCCGTGCTCTGACAACACCACCTATAAG GTGTCCGTTACAGCACGAGAAGATGTACCACAGTTTGGCCCACCCCTCCCAAATCCATCCGTCTTTAAGAAG gGTCCAGAGTTCAGGGAGTTTCTTCTCACTAAACTTGTCAACTCAGAGCTGGCTTGTTACAAGAGCGAACGCTTTGCCCGACTGGAG GAGCGGACTCGGGCGGCTTTACTTGACAGCCTCCACGATGAGCTGCAGAGACTCTCTCAGAGCATGCTGGGACTGACAGTGGGTCTGGAGGAGGAGGGTCGATCAGAGAATGGACACGCCCATGGAGGCTTATTGGATTCCATCAAG AGAGCAATGCGAGGGCGGAGTGTTTCCATGGAGACCATGTCACGGGGTGGAGTGGGACTACCTACCAGTCTGAGTGGGGGGGGCCTGGCACACATTAGTGTGGAG tgtaaCGTAAAGTCTCCTGTGAAGAGACGTTCAGGAATTTTCCCTCGTCTGCTGAGTGTCGACAGCCAAACGGAGAAACACAACCACAGGAG TCTTCTCAGTGAGCAGAGGAGCTTTGACAGCTGTCAGCCAATGTTGGAGCTGCCGTCCAATCCCAGCTCTCCGGAGGCGGGACGAGACAG GATGCACGTGAAGAGGGAGAGCAGTAAGATTTCCAGATCCACATCTAGCACCTGCACCTTCACCGTCcctgctgatgacacacaccTG GCTGCAGCGGCGGAGGGTCAAAGTTCAACTCCGCTCATTGTCTGTCGCAGCCCCACAG AGATGAGAAATAAAGGTTCTCCCAGATCCAACCTCAAGTTTCGTTTCGACAAGCTGAGCCATTCTGCTGCA CAGGGACACTAG
- the LOC137108004 gene encoding rap1 GTPase-activating protein 2-like isoform X3 gives MLRRKRSVSFGGFGCKQELLTSSNVAVADCPPSPPRTAPPTMKSAHFFDMMEKMEQVPEAAEMKTVPQRQKDDYIPYPRIEEVLERGAPYPQVILPEFGGYWIEDTEAPPPSSLESKGEEKDEGAGCVENTPPVDYGYQVEEIVAARAYRKHFLGREHLNFSCSASSLGNLLLSVRHEQEKEQEFLHIIIRSRVKSLYHRLSLSELPDIPSVPELAKLLCDEAAGLRFSPVVYPKASQLIVNYDEHEVNNTFKFGVIYQRFGQVSEEELFRNNEETPAFTEFLQLLGDTVDLQDFKGFRGGLDVSHGQTGSQSVYTLHRQREIMFHVSTKLPFTEGDTQQLQRKRHIGNDIVAVVFQEEATPFVPDMIASNFLHAFILVQVEEPCSDNTTYKVSVTAREDVPQFGPPLPNPSVFKKGPEFREFLLTKLVNSELACYKSERFARLEERTRAALLDSLHDELQRLSQSMLGLTVGLEEEGRSENGHAHGGLLDSIKRAMRGRSVSMETMSRGGVGLPTSLSGGGLAHISVECNVKSPVKRRSGIFPRLLSVDSQTEKHNHRSLLSEQRSFDSCQPMLELPSNPSSPEAGRDRMHVKRESSKISRSTSSTCTFTVPADDTHLAAAAEGQSSTPLIVCRSPTEMRNKGSPRSNLKFRFDKLSHSAAQGH, from the exons AtgctgaggaggaagaggagcgtGTCGTTTGGAGGCTTCGgatg CAAACAGGAGCTCCTCACCAGCTCCAATGTTGCTGTGGCAGACTgccccccctctccccctcGCACCGCCCCCCCCACCATGAAG tCGGCTCATTTCTTCGACATGATGGAGAAAATGGAG CAGGTGCCAGAAGCTGCAGAGATGAAGACAGTTCCTCAGAGACAGAAG gACGACTACATTCCTTACCCCAGGATCGAAGAG GTGCTGGAGCGGGGGGCTCCGTACCCTCAGGTCATCCTGCCAGAATTCGGAGGTTACTGGATCGAGGACACCGAGgctcctcctccctcttccttGGAGAGCAAAGGGGAAGAGAAGGACGAGGGGGCAGGATGTGTGGAGAACACACCTCCAGTGGATTATGGCTACCAAGTGGAGGAGATCGTGGCTGCACGAGCATACAGGAAACACTTCTTAGGCAGG gaacatttaaatttttcatgCTCAGCCAGCAGCCTGGGAAacctgctgctgtctgtgagACACGAACAGGAGAAGGAGCAGGAGTTCCTCCACATAATCAtcag GTCTCGGGTGAAAAGCCTCTACCACAGACTGTCGCTGTCAGAGCTGCCGGACATCCCCAGTGTACCAGAGTTAGCCAAG CTGCTGTGTGATGAAGCAGCCGGCCTGCGGTTCAGTCCCGTCGTCTACCCAAAG GCGTCTCAGCTGATTGTAAACTACGACGAGCACGAGGTGAACAACACCTTCAAGTTTGGAGTCATTTACCAGAGATTTGGACAG GTGTCTGAGGAGGAGCTGTTCAGGAACAACGAGGAGACGCCGGCCTTCACAGAgttcctgcagctgctggggGACACAGTGGATCTGCAGGACTTCAAAGG GTTTCGAGGGGGGCTGGATGTGTCCCACGGTCAGACAGGTTCTCAGTCTGTCTACACTCtccacagacagagggagatcaTGTTCCACGTCTCCACCAAGCTGCCTTTCACTGAAGGAGACACACAGCAG cttcAGCGGAAACGTCACATAGGAAATGACATTGTAGCGGTGGTGTTTCAAGAAGAAGCCACACCTTTTGTCCCAGACATGATCGCCTCCAACTTCCTCCACGCGTTCATCCTGGTGCAGGTGGAGGAGCCGTGCTCTGACAACACCACCTATAAG GTGTCCGTTACAGCACGAGAAGATGTACCACAGTTTGGCCCACCCCTCCCAAATCCATCCGTCTTTAAGAAG gGTCCAGAGTTCAGGGAGTTTCTTCTCACTAAACTTGTCAACTCAGAGCTGGCTTGTTACAAGAGCGAACGCTTTGCCCGACTGGAG GAGCGGACTCGGGCGGCTTTACTTGACAGCCTCCACGATGAGCTGCAGAGACTCTCTCAGAGCATGCTGGGACTGACAGTGGGTCTGGAGGAGGAGGGTCGATCAGAGAATGGACACGCCCATGGAGGCTTATTGGATTCCATCAAG AGAGCAATGCGAGGGCGGAGTGTTTCCATGGAGACCATGTCACGGGGTGGAGTGGGACTACCTACCAGTCTGAGTGGGGGGGGCCTGGCACACATTAGTGTGGAG tgtaaCGTAAAGTCTCCTGTGAAGAGACGTTCAGGAATTTTCCCTCGTCTGCTGAGTGTCGACAGCCAAACGGAGAAACACAACCACAGGAG TCTTCTCAGTGAGCAGAGGAGCTTTGACAGCTGTCAGCCAATGTTGGAGCTGCCGTCCAATCCCAGCTCTCCGGAGGCGGGACGAGACAG GATGCACGTGAAGAGGGAGAGCAGTAAGATTTCCAGATCCACATCTAGCACCTGCACCTTCACCGTCcctgctgatgacacacaccTG GCTGCAGCGGCGGAGGGTCAAAGTTCAACTCCGCTCATTGTCTGTCGCAGCCCCACAG AGATGAGAAATAAAGGTTCTCCCAGATCCAACCTCAAGTTTCGTTTCGACAAGCTGAGCCATTCTGCTGCA CAGGGACACTAG
- the LOC137108004 gene encoding rap1 GTPase-activating protein 2-like isoform X1 gives MLRRKRSVSFGGFGWVDKSTVSALRARKQELLTSSNVAVADCPPSPPRTAPPTMKSAHFFDMMEKMEQVPEAAEMKTVPQRQKDDYIPYPRIEEVLERGAPYPQVILPEFGGYWIEDTEAPPPSSLESKGEEKDEGAGCVENTPPVDYGYQVEEIVAARAYRKHFLGREHLNFSCSASSLGNLLLSVRHEQEKEQEFLHIIIRSRVKSLYHRLSLSELPDIPSVPELAKLLCDEAAGLRFSPVVYPKASQLIVNYDEHEVNNTFKFGVIYQRFGQVSEEELFRNNEETPAFTEFLQLLGDTVDLQDFKGFRGGLDVSHGQTGSQSVYTLHRQREIMFHVSTKLPFTEGDTQQLQRKRHIGNDIVAVVFQEEATPFVPDMIASNFLHAFILVQVEEPCSDNTTYKVSVTAREDVPQFGPPLPNPSVFKKGPEFREFLLTKLVNSELACYKSERFARLEERTRAALLDSLHDELQRLSQSMLGLTVGLEEEGRSENGHAHGGLLDSIKRAMRGRSVSMETMSRGGVGLPTSLSGGGLAHISVECNVKSPVKRRSGIFPRLLSVDSQTEKHNHRSLLSEQRSFDSCQPMLELPSNPSSPEAGRDRMHVKRESSKISRSTSSTCTFTVPADDTHLAAAAEGQSSTPLIVCRSPTEMRNKGSPRSNLKFRFDKLSHSAAQGH, from the exons AtgctgaggaggaagaggagcgtGTCGTTTGGAGGCTTCGgatg GGTTGATAAGTCCACAGTCAGCGCTCTGAGAGCTCG CAAACAGGAGCTCCTCACCAGCTCCAATGTTGCTGTGGCAGACTgccccccctctccccctcGCACCGCCCCCCCCACCATGAAG tCGGCTCATTTCTTCGACATGATGGAGAAAATGGAG CAGGTGCCAGAAGCTGCAGAGATGAAGACAGTTCCTCAGAGACAGAAG gACGACTACATTCCTTACCCCAGGATCGAAGAG GTGCTGGAGCGGGGGGCTCCGTACCCTCAGGTCATCCTGCCAGAATTCGGAGGTTACTGGATCGAGGACACCGAGgctcctcctccctcttccttGGAGAGCAAAGGGGAAGAGAAGGACGAGGGGGCAGGATGTGTGGAGAACACACCTCCAGTGGATTATGGCTACCAAGTGGAGGAGATCGTGGCTGCACGAGCATACAGGAAACACTTCTTAGGCAGG gaacatttaaatttttcatgCTCAGCCAGCAGCCTGGGAAacctgctgctgtctgtgagACACGAACAGGAGAAGGAGCAGGAGTTCCTCCACATAATCAtcag GTCTCGGGTGAAAAGCCTCTACCACAGACTGTCGCTGTCAGAGCTGCCGGACATCCCCAGTGTACCAGAGTTAGCCAAG CTGCTGTGTGATGAAGCAGCCGGCCTGCGGTTCAGTCCCGTCGTCTACCCAAAG GCGTCTCAGCTGATTGTAAACTACGACGAGCACGAGGTGAACAACACCTTCAAGTTTGGAGTCATTTACCAGAGATTTGGACAG GTGTCTGAGGAGGAGCTGTTCAGGAACAACGAGGAGACGCCGGCCTTCACAGAgttcctgcagctgctggggGACACAGTGGATCTGCAGGACTTCAAAGG GTTTCGAGGGGGGCTGGATGTGTCCCACGGTCAGACAGGTTCTCAGTCTGTCTACACTCtccacagacagagggagatcaTGTTCCACGTCTCCACCAAGCTGCCTTTCACTGAAGGAGACACACAGCAG cttcAGCGGAAACGTCACATAGGAAATGACATTGTAGCGGTGGTGTTTCAAGAAGAAGCCACACCTTTTGTCCCAGACATGATCGCCTCCAACTTCCTCCACGCGTTCATCCTGGTGCAGGTGGAGGAGCCGTGCTCTGACAACACCACCTATAAG GTGTCCGTTACAGCACGAGAAGATGTACCACAGTTTGGCCCACCCCTCCCAAATCCATCCGTCTTTAAGAAG gGTCCAGAGTTCAGGGAGTTTCTTCTCACTAAACTTGTCAACTCAGAGCTGGCTTGTTACAAGAGCGAACGCTTTGCCCGACTGGAG GAGCGGACTCGGGCGGCTTTACTTGACAGCCTCCACGATGAGCTGCAGAGACTCTCTCAGAGCATGCTGGGACTGACAGTGGGTCTGGAGGAGGAGGGTCGATCAGAGAATGGACACGCCCATGGAGGCTTATTGGATTCCATCAAG AGAGCAATGCGAGGGCGGAGTGTTTCCATGGAGACCATGTCACGGGGTGGAGTGGGACTACCTACCAGTCTGAGTGGGGGGGGCCTGGCACACATTAGTGTGGAG tgtaaCGTAAAGTCTCCTGTGAAGAGACGTTCAGGAATTTTCCCTCGTCTGCTGAGTGTCGACAGCCAAACGGAGAAACACAACCACAGGAG TCTTCTCAGTGAGCAGAGGAGCTTTGACAGCTGTCAGCCAATGTTGGAGCTGCCGTCCAATCCCAGCTCTCCGGAGGCGGGACGAGACAG GATGCACGTGAAGAGGGAGAGCAGTAAGATTTCCAGATCCACATCTAGCACCTGCACCTTCACCGTCcctgctgatgacacacaccTG GCTGCAGCGGCGGAGGGTCAAAGTTCAACTCCGCTCATTGTCTGTCGCAGCCCCACAG AGATGAGAAATAAAGGTTCTCCCAGATCCAACCTCAAGTTTCGTTTCGACAAGCTGAGCCATTCTGCTGCA CAGGGACACTAG